The Oscillatoria acuminata PCC 6304 genomic interval AATTTTTAAATCAGCACACAATCCTTTAACGCTCTTTAACGGTCGCTGATGCGGGTTCTTTTGATGAAGAAACTCCGCAAAATCTAAGACTTCTTGCTGCTTATCGGGGGATAATGTCCGCAACTTTTCTAAAACGGCCTGTTCTAAATTCATGGGTTCAGTTCCTCCGCCATCCTGATAGGATAATTTTTGCTCTTTGGTTAATTCAGTCTAACAAATC includes:
- a CDS encoding DUF2281 domain-containing protein; the protein is MNLEQAVLEKLRTLSPDKQQEVLDFAEFLHQKNPHQRPLKSVKGLCADLKIDITEEDIAQARKEMWGNFPREMI